A stretch of DNA from Halobacillus litoralis:
TAAGAGGCAGCGGAACATCGTTTTCCACTTAAACCGTACGTTTAAGCACAAAATTTAATATACCATATCTAGAGACAAACATCAACAATACTCAGCTATTTTTCCACTCTTCCAACCACGATTGTTCTTTAGCCGATAATTCTCTTCCTTCGAGCAGATCCGGTCTTCTTTCGAAAGTACGCTTCAATGACTGATAGTGACGCCACTCATCAATTTTGGCATGATTCCCTGATAAGAGGACATCCGGTACTTTGCGCCCTCGAAAATCAGCCGGTCTCGTATAATGGGGATGCTCTAGCAAACCGTTTGAGAAAGAGTCCATCGGTGCCGACTGTTCATTTCCGAGAACCCCCGGAAGAAGACGAACAACAGAATCGATGACCACCATGGCACCGAGCTCTCCACCAGTAAGGACATAATCACCGATGGAAATTTCATCGGTCACCAATTCCTGTCTGATCCGTTCATCATATCCTTCATAATGGCCGCAAATAAAGACAAGATGATCTTCTTCGGAAAGTTCTTCCGCTTTTTGCTGGGAGTAGGGTTCTCCCTGCGGGCAAAGAAGCACGACACGTGGAGGTTTTTCCGCTGAATCTTTGATGGACTGAATGCTGTCAAAGATGGGCTGCGGGGATAGAACAAGCCCCGCTCCTCCACCATAAGGGTAATCATCAACTTTATTGTGCTTGTTTTCAGTGTAATCACGGAAATTGACATACTGATGTGAAAAGGCGCCTTGTTCCTGAGCACGCTTCATGATGGAATTCTGCAGTACACCATCAAACATTTCTGGAAAAAGTGTCAGAATATCAATATGCATTAGTCTAGCAGCCCCTCTATTGGATCGATGATGATTGTCTTCCGCTCCGTATCCACTTCTTTAACGACAGGTTCGATATACGGAATGAGAACATCCGGTTGATTTTTCCGCTTCACAACCCAAACGTCATTCGCGCCAGGAGTAAGAATTTCTTTGATTTCACCTAATTCTTCCCCTGACTCTAAAAATACGGTACACCCGATGATTTCATAAAAATAGAATTCATGGTCACCAAGCTCTTCTTGATGCTCTTCTGATACCATCAGCTTTCCATTCTTGTATCCTTCGACATCATTAATCGTAGGATGATCTTCGAAGCTTACAAGGTCGAAACCTTTATGAATTCGGTGTGTTCGAATTACGAGTGGCTTCGGATCCTTTTTATCACTTACCCAATACAAAAGCTGACCTGGTTCGAAACGTTCATCAAAATCTGTAACGCGATGAACTTTCACTTCTCCTTTGATGCCATGTGTGTTAATAATTTTACCAACATTGAATAACTGTTTCTCCATGAATGCAATTACCTCGCTCGTATGACTTTTCCGTCTTCCACGACGATTTCTCGATCCTGAATGACTTCTTCCCATTGATCGCCTTCTTCAACTTCAATCAGCGCCTGTACTTCGTCCGTTTCAAGCTCACTTCCATCAGGCAGGATATCCAATTGTCTGCGCTGATATTCAAGCCACTTCAGTTGATCTTTTCTGCGCCCGATTTCCTTTGAAAACCGGCGCTCCACTTCCTGTCTTGAGACCCCGGGCTTGCGTTCCAATTTTTTCTGCTCAAAGGAAAGCTGCCTGCATTCCCGGTCCAGACGTTGATATCTTTCATCGAACTTTCCCTTAATCTGCGCACGACTCGTCTCTGTCAAAATCTGTTTGACAGGTACTGTTCGGATGATCTGCATCTTTTCGCCCGCCCCTCTGCCGTTCCTTGAGAATAGTAAAAAAGGGAAAAGGTTTCCCTTCTCCCTTCTTACACCAATAAAATTAGTTCTCTTACATGATATCCAAATAGATTCGTTTTTCAGAATCTGAACCTGCCGCATAAACGACAGTCCGAATCGCTTTCGCAATCCGCCCGTTCTTACCGATTACTTTCCCTACATCATCCGGGTGGACCGTAAGATGATAAACCACTTTGTGATCTTCTTCTTTCTCATCCACCACGATGTCATCTGGATAATCGACAAGCGGAGTTACGATCGTTTCGATCAAGGTTTTCATGGAATCACCACTACTTTATGATTTATTGGTTTTTCTTATCGTGGAACTGCTTCATGATGCCTTCGTTAGAGAATAGGTTACGAACAGTGTCGCTTGGCTTCGCGCCGTTTGACATCCAGTCGATCGCTTTCTCAGCATCAAGTTTAACCTCTACAGGGTTAGCAACTGGGTTATATGTTCCGATTTGCTCGATGATACGTCCATCACGAGGAGAACGAGAATCAGCAACTACTACACGATAAAATGGGTTACGCTTAGATCCCATACGTTTTAGGCGAATTTTTACTGCCATTTTTAACAACCTCCAAATTTCTTTAATGTTTCACACAGATTTAGATTTTAGCAGAACTTCAAGGGTGTGTAAAGGTTTTTTCCATTACATAAAAGGAAATTTCATTCCTTTGCCTTTTTTCCCTTTGGTATTGCTCATTTGTTTCATCATTTTCTTCATTTCTTCAAACTGCTTCAACAGTCTGTTGACCTCTGAGACAGAGGTTCCTGAACCTTTAGCAATCCGCTTCTTACGGCTTGCATTCATCACAGAAGGGTCCTGTCGTTCATTTTTTGTCATTGATTGGATAATCGCTTCAACATGAACGATCTGCTTGTCATCGAAGGACACATTCTGAAGACCTTTCATTTTGTTCGCACCAGGAATCATGTTCAAAATTTCATCCAGTGGTCCCATGTTCTTCACTTGCTCCATCTGTTCAAGGAAATCCTCAAAAGTAAAGGACGCATTACGCATTTTCGACTCCAGCTCTTTCGCCTGTTTCTCATCGACTTGCGTTTGTGCTTTTTCAATTAATGTAAGCATGTCGCCCATTCCAAGGATTCTTGAGGCCATACGCTCGGGGTGGAAGGTCTCAAGCTGGTCGAGCTTTTCCCCCATACCCGCGAATTTAATCGGTTTACCTGTCACAGCTTTGATGGATAATGCAGCACCACCACGGGTATCTCCATCTAGTTTTGTGAGAAGCACACCGGTGACGTCAAGCTGCTCATCGAAGCTCTCTGCAACATTCACCGCATCCTGCCCCGTCATAGCATCGACAACAAGGAAGATTTCATCAGGGTTGACGGCTTCCTTAATCTCTTGCAATTCACCCATCAAGTCGCCATCAATATGCAAACGGCCAGCGGTATCGATGAGCACATAATCATGGTGCTCCTCTTTGGCCTTGGCAACCGCATTTTTGGCAATATCGACAGGATTCGCTTCGGTGCCTTCCTCATGGACAGGCATATCCAGCTGTTTACCAAGTGTCTGTAATTGCTGGATGGCAGCTGGTCGGTAAACATCGGCTCCTACGAGTAACGGCTTCCTGTTGTAGCTTTTGCGCAACAGGTTCGCAAGCTTACCGGTCGTCGTCGTTTTACCTGCACCCTGTAAGCCGACCATCATGATGACCGTCGGAGGACGCTTGGCGACAGCGATTTTACTTTCATCGCCACCCATTAGCTCTGTGAGCTCTTCTTTAACAACTTTGATGACCTGCTGTCCAGGGGTCAGGCTTTCCATGACCTCCTGACCGACGGCACGTTCACGTACGCGCTTCACAAAATCTTTAACGACTTTAAAGTTTACATCGGCCTCAAGGAGGGCGAGACGGACCTCCCTGGTCATCTCTTTTACGTCTTGTTCGTCTACCTTCCCTTTGCCTTTGATTTTCTTGATCGTTTCCTGCAAACGGTCGGATAAACCCTCAAATGCCATCGAAGATCCCCTCCTATTCTAATTCTTGTAATTCGTGCAGCCATGATTCATAAGGGGCTGGCAGCTCGTCTTTTTTAAACTGAGCTTCCATCTCCTTAATCACTTTCTGGCGTTTTTCAAACTTCCCATATAGATGAAGCTTTTTTTCATATTCTTCAAGCATCGTCTCTGTCCGGCGAATATTATCGTACACCGCTTGTCGTGAGACATCAAAGGTTTCCGATATTTCACCAAGAGAGTAATCTTCGAGATAGTATAACTCCATGTAATTTCTTTGCTTAGGAGTCAACAACGATTGATAGAAATCAAAGAGATAATTAATTCGTGTCGTTTTTTCAAGCATGCTTGAAGCACTCCTTGTTAAGTGAAATACCTTTACACATAAATACTAAAGGAACATGTACCTACATGTCAAGGCTTAAGAAAGTTCTTCTTCTTCCTCATACTCTTCAATCATATCTGCAAACAGTCCATAAACAAAGGCATGAGCATCAAAGGCTTCAAGATCGGTCACTTTTTCACCAAGGCCGACAAGTTTCACCGGGATTTCCAATTCATTTCGAATCGCAAGAACAATCCCGCCTTTCGCTGTTCCATCCAGTTTTGATAGGACAATGCCGGATACATCCGTTGCTTCGGAGAATGTTTTCGCCTGGCTCATAGCATTTTGCCCTGTTGTAGCATCGAGGACAAGGAGAACTTCATGAGGAGCACCAGGGACTTCACGCTCAATCACACGTTTCACTTTGGAAAGTTCGTTCATCAGGTTCACTTTATTTTGCAGACGCCCGGCAGTATCACAAATGAGAACATCCGCATTCTTCGATTTTGCCGACTGGATGCCATCGTAAATGACAGCAGCTGGGTCGCTTCCTTCACTATGCTTTGTAACATTCACACCAACACGTTTGCCCCACTCTTCCAGTTGTTCTATCGCACCTGCACGGAACGTATCTCCTGCGGCAAGTGTGACGTTCTTACCTTCGCTTTTCAGTCGGTGGGCGAGTTTACCGATGGTCGTCGTTTTCCCTACCCCATTCACACCAACAAACAGGTAGACTGTCAAACCATCTGGGTTTTCATTCAACCCTTCGATCTCTTCAGCCCGGTCATCACCATAGTAGATTTCTACAAGCTTTTCGGAAATGATTTCTTTTACTTTTTGAGGGTCCTGAACGTTCCTGCGCTTCACTTCCATCTCAAGCTCCTCAATCATTTCCATCACGGTCGTAACCCCGACATCAGCAGAGATCAACACTTCTTCAAGTTCTTCGAAGAAGTCTTCATCAACGGTCCGGTAGCGTGCGACGAGATCATTGATCTTAGTCGAGAATGAATTCCTCGTTTTAGCCAGACCCATTTTAAACTTGGAGGCAATCGAAACTTTTTCATCCTCTTCATGGCTCTCTAGATGATCATCTTCTGTCATAGATTCATCACGAGCTACTACATTCTCCTCGTCATCATCAAACACAGATGATTCTACAGACTCTTCTTCTTCCACTTCTGGTTCAGCTGCGTCTTCTCCATCCAAGGAGTCTTCCGTTTCTGGTATTTCTGTTTCTCCCTGAAGGTCTGTCACCTCTGGATCTGCACTATCTGAGAGTGGTGCATCCGATTCCAGAGAATCTTCCCTATCGTCAGAATCCTCTGTTTCATGGACCTGCTGTTCCTCTTTTTCTTCTTCCGACTCAGGACCTTTCACGAATTTTTCTTTCAGTTTCTTAAAAAAACTCATCGACTCATCCTTCCTATGCTTCCAATAATTCCGGTGTTTCTTCTAGTCTGACGGATACAAGTTTAGATACGCCTGACTCTTGCATGGTGACCCCATAAAGAACATCCGATTCTTCCATCGTCCCTTTTCTGTGGGTGATCACAATGAACTGTGTCTTCTCACTGAATTCTTTCAAAAACTTAGCAAAACGATCCACGTTCGCTTCGTCCAATGCCGCTTCCACCTCATCAAGGACACAGAATGGGACGGGCCTGACGCGTAAAATCGAGAATAACAAAGCGATTGCTGTCAGAGCGCGTTCTCCGCCGGATAACAAACTCATATTTTGCAGTTTCTTCCCCGGAGGCTGGGCAACAATATCGACCCCTGTTTCTAACATGTCATCCGGGTCAGTGAGTTGCAGATCGGCTCGCCCTCCACCGAACAAGGTACGGAAAACTTCACCGAATTCAGCACGGATCTTCGTAAAGGTATCTTCGAATTTCCGCTTCATTTCACCATCCATTTCATTGATGACCGTATGAAGTGTTTGCTTCGCTTCAAGTAAGTCATCCTGCTGCCCTTTCAAAAATTCGTAACGCTCTTTAATCCGATCATACTCATCGATGGCACCCAGATTTACGGTTCCAAGCTCTTCAATGGCCCGCTTGATCAGCTTGACCTTTGTCGATGCTTCATCAATATCGTCTACACCAGGGTAGTCCCTCTTCGCTTTCTCAAACGTCATCACATACTCTTCCTGCAAGTATTGAAGCATATTCTCAAGCTCTACATCCAGCCGGTTGGCCTTGACTTCCTTTTGCTGCAAGTCTTGTATGAAGTTTTGATGCCTGCGCTTCCGTTCCTTCAATTGTTGTTCGGCTTGCTGAATGTCCGCAGCCAGCTCTTGACGCTCTTTTCTCTTCGTTTCAATCGACGAAGTGGTCTCTTCCTTTGCCGATCTCATACTTTCTATTTGAGCCTGAATTTCATCTTCTGTCTGATTCGACTCCTTGACTTCCATCAGCTGTTGATAAGAAACACGGTTCCCCCGTAATTCCTGCTCGATAAGATCTTTCTCCTGCTGATAACGGTCCGCTTTTTCTTTTTGGTTGTTTACCGCTGACTCTTGCTCGGCTAATTGTATTTGGAGCTTCTGTCTGCGTTCCTGCAAGTTAGCCTCGTCTTCTTTTTGACGTTCTTTTGTTGTCGTCAACTCTTCGATCTTTGTATTAATAGAAACGAGTTGCCCCTCAAGGGTAAGCAAGGTATCGTCAAGCTCGTTCAACTGCTGATCTGCGTGATGAGAATCTTGATCGTACTGGGCCTGATCTTGGTCAAACAATTGAAGCTGATCATTCAAATGGTCCAGTTTCAACTGTACTTCCCTTTGATCAGACTGCTTTTCGTACTCTTCTCTCTTTAACTCAGAGAGCTTTACATTCCACTGTTCTTTTTCCTCTTCTTGCTCAGCTAAGGTCGTTTTCAGCTTTTTCACTTTACTCTCAACATCCAACGCCTTCGCCTCGTAAGCGACGATTTTCTCACTAAGTTCCTGCAATTCCTTTTCTCTTGTGAACAAAGATTGTTTGGATTGTTTTTTCGCTCCTCCTGACATCGAACCACCAGGATTGACGACATCTCCATCAAGTGTTACAACCCTGTACTTTCGATTCAATACACGGGCAATTTGGTTTGCATGTTCTAACCCTTCAGCAATGACGATATGACCTAGGAGGTGCTGGATCGGTTTTGAATGGGCCGCATCATATTGGATAAGATCTGCTGCCACTCCTACATACCCTTCTTGCTGTGAGAGCGATGCACTCCCATGGACAGAACGAGGTTGAATGGAGGTAAGAGGAAGAAAGGTAGCTCTTCCTTTATTGTTCGATTTCAACCAGTGAATCGCTTGTCTTCCGGTTTGTTCGTCCTCCACGACAATATGCTGGGCCTGTGCACCAAGTGCTGTCTCAATCGCTGTTAAAAGGT
This window harbors:
- the trmD gene encoding tRNA (guanosine(37)-N1)-methyltransferase TrmD, whose product is MHIDILTLFPEMFDGVLQNSIMKRAQEQGAFSHQYVNFRDYTENKHNKVDDYPYGGGAGLVLSPQPIFDSIQSIKDSAEKPPRVVLLCPQGEPYSQQKAEELSEEDHLVFICGHYEGYDERIRQELVTDEISIGDYVLTGGELGAMVVIDSVVRLLPGVLGNEQSAPMDSFSNGLLEHPHYTRPADFRGRKVPDVLLSGNHAKIDEWRHYQSLKRTFERRPDLLEGRELSAKEQSWLEEWKNS
- the rimM gene encoding ribosome maturation factor RimM (Essential for efficient processing of 16S rRNA) yields the protein MEKQLFNVGKIINTHGIKGEVKVHRVTDFDERFEPGQLLYWVSDKKDPKPLVIRTHRIHKGFDLVSFEDHPTINDVEGYKNGKLMVSEEHQEELGDHEFYFYEIIGCTVFLESGEELGEIKEILTPGANDVWVVKRKNQPDVLIPYIEPVVKEVDTERKTIIIDPIEGLLD
- a CDS encoding YlqD family protein → MQIIRTVPVKQILTETSRAQIKGKFDERYQRLDRECRQLSFEQKKLERKPGVSRQEVERRFSKEIGRRKDQLKWLEYQRRQLDILPDGSELETDEVQALIEVEEGDQWEEVIQDREIVVEDGKVIRAR
- a CDS encoding KH domain-containing protein is translated as MKTLIETIVTPLVDYPDDIVVDEKEEDHKVVYHLTVHPDDVGKVIGKNGRIAKAIRTVVYAAGSDSEKRIYLDIM
- the rpsP gene encoding 30S ribosomal protein S16, with translation MAVKIRLKRMGSKRNPFYRVVVADSRSPRDGRIIEQIGTYNPVANPVEVKLDAEKAIDWMSNGAKPSDTVRNLFSNEGIMKQFHDKKNQ
- the ffh gene encoding signal recognition particle protein — encoded protein: MAFEGLSDRLQETIKKIKGKGKVDEQDVKEMTREVRLALLEADVNFKVVKDFVKRVRERAVGQEVMESLTPGQQVIKVVKEELTELMGGDESKIAVAKRPPTVIMMVGLQGAGKTTTTGKLANLLRKSYNRKPLLVGADVYRPAAIQQLQTLGKQLDMPVHEEGTEANPVDIAKNAVAKAKEEHHDYVLIDTAGRLHIDGDLMGELQEIKEAVNPDEIFLVVDAMTGQDAVNVAESFDEQLDVTGVLLTKLDGDTRGGAALSIKAVTGKPIKFAGMGEKLDQLETFHPERMASRILGMGDMLTLIEKAQTQVDEKQAKELESKMRNASFTFEDFLEQMEQVKNMGPLDEILNMIPGANKMKGLQNVSFDDKQIVHVEAIIQSMTKNERQDPSVMNASRKKRIAKGSGTSVSEVNRLLKQFEEMKKMMKQMSNTKGKKGKGMKFPFM
- a CDS encoding putative DNA-binding protein, which produces MLEKTTRINYLFDFYQSLLTPKQRNYMELYYLEDYSLGEISETFDVSRQAVYDNIRRTETMLEEYEKKLHLYGKFEKRQKVIKEMEAQFKKDELPAPYESWLHELQELE
- the ftsY gene encoding signal recognition particle-docking protein FtsY, whose translation is MSFFKKLKEKFVKGPESEEEKEEQQVHETEDSDDREDSLESDAPLSDSADPEVTDLQGETEIPETEDSLDGEDAAEPEVEEEESVESSVFDDDEENVVARDESMTEDDHLESHEEDEKVSIASKFKMGLAKTRNSFSTKINDLVARYRTVDEDFFEELEEVLISADVGVTTVMEMIEELEMEVKRRNVQDPQKVKEIISEKLVEIYYGDDRAEEIEGLNENPDGLTVYLFVGVNGVGKTTTIGKLAHRLKSEGKNVTLAAGDTFRAGAIEQLEEWGKRVGVNVTKHSEGSDPAAVIYDGIQSAKSKNADVLICDTAGRLQNKVNLMNELSKVKRVIEREVPGAPHEVLLVLDATTGQNAMSQAKTFSEATDVSGIVLSKLDGTAKGGIVLAIRNELEIPVKLVGLGEKVTDLEAFDAHAFVYGLFADMIEEYEEEEELS
- the smc gene encoding chromosome segregation protein SMC, which encodes MFLKQLDTIGFKSFAERVTVDFVSGVTSVVGPNGSGKSNITDAIRWVLGEQSARSLRGSKMEDIIFAGSESRAPLNMAEVTLTLDNTDQALPLDYHEVSVTRRVYRSGESEFYINNQTCRLKDIVDLFMDSGLGREAFSIISQGKVEEILSSKAEDRRSIFEEAAGVLKYKQRKKKAEYKLSETQENLNRVEDIIWEIDGQLEPLKEQAAVAKDYLEKKDELKNVEISLLITQIQQVHGEWERILKDLEEVKSQENELSEKIESDEVSLKSKRDHVESLDTSIENMQAKLLELTRDLENLEGKKQLMKERHKHFEENKSKLEEAYEDLSDKLVNLKTIAEEEAQKLKQIKEKREHTKQELNQTTQALKQDLHLIEDEIEDLKSEYIELLNKQAAKRNEKQLLEKQLDQIHSKKGSQIDKFKDLRSERAKLEEQLTSMTNELENLTTQRESLESQVQELSKRYEKNKQTYQEWQEKLYKGYQYLENMRSKKEMLEEMKEDFSGYFHGVREVLKASQKGQLQGIHGAVLELIDIPSHLLTAIETALGAQAQHIVVEDEQTGRQAIHWLKSNNKGRATFLPLTSIQPRSVHGSASLSQQEGYVGVAADLIQYDAAHSKPIQHLLGHIVIAEGLEHANQIARVLNRKYRVVTLDGDVVNPGGSMSGGAKKQSKQSLFTREKELQELSEKIVAYEAKALDVESKVKKLKTTLAEQEEEKEQWNVKLSELKREEYEKQSDQREVQLKLDHLNDQLQLFDQDQAQYDQDSHHADQQLNELDDTLLTLEGQLVSINTKIEELTTTKERQKEDEANLQERRQKLQIQLAEQESAVNNQKEKADRYQQEKDLIEQELRGNRVSYQQLMEVKESNQTEDEIQAQIESMRSAKEETTSSIETKRKERQELAADIQQAEQQLKERKRRHQNFIQDLQQKEVKANRLDVELENMLQYLQEEYVMTFEKAKRDYPGVDDIDEASTKVKLIKRAIEELGTVNLGAIDEYDRIKERYEFLKGQQDDLLEAKQTLHTVINEMDGEMKRKFEDTFTKIRAEFGEVFRTLFGGGRADLQLTDPDDMLETGVDIVAQPPGKKLQNMSLLSGGERALTAIALLFSILRVRPVPFCVLDEVEAALDEANVDRFAKFLKEFSEKTQFIVITHRKGTMEESDVLYGVTMQESGVSKLVSVRLEETPELLEA